The sequence CCCAATAAACAAGCTGTTGTTGAACGTATTACTGAGTTATGGAATTACGAGAAGGTTTCAGCTCCCTTTGAGCATGGTGAAAATCAATTCTACTACCGCAATGATGGTTTACAGGCTCAATCTGTCTTGTATGTAAAAGGCCGTGATGGTGTTGAAAAACCAATACTTGATCCAAATAAACTTTCAACAAACGGCACTGTTGCACTATCAGGGGTCTCTGTTAGCAATGATGGTAAAATTTTAGCTTATGGGGTGTCTAATTCAGGTTCTGATTGGCAACAGTGGCAGTTTATCAACGTAGCTACAGGTAAAAAGCTGTCGGACGAATTAAAGTGGATTAAATTTTCTAACGCGGTTTGGGATAAAGAAAACCAAGGGGTGTTTTATGCTCGCTATGATGCCCCCGCTGGTGGTGATTTATTAGCCGATGTCAACTTTAATCAAAAAGTGTATTACCACACATTAGGTACTGATCAACGTCAGGATTTATTGATTTACGAACGCCCTCAAAATAAAGATTGGGGCTTTAAAATTGATGTTTCGGAACAAGGTGAATATTTATTATTATCTATTTCACAAGGTACAGATAAACGCAATCGCTTCTTCTATAAATCGCTGTTTGAGCCTAAATCTCAAGTAGTGGAATTGATCCTCAATTTAGAAGCTGAATATGAGTTTTTAGGTAATGATGGTTCGGTGTTTTATTTTAAAACCGATTTAGATGCTCCTAACGGTAAAGTGATTGCGATTGATACCCGTAATAGCGATAAATCCCAATGGCAAACGATTATTCCTGAGTCAAAGGATCCAATTAATAATGTTGCCATTATTAATGACCATTTAGTGGTGAGTTATTTACACGATGTATTAGGTCAATTATCGATTTACAGCATGGGTGGTCAGAAGCGTCAAGATGTCGCGTTACCAGGTCTTGGTAATGTGACAGGGCCTTTTGGCAAAGCCAGTAAAGACTATTTTTACTATGTATTTAACAGCTATATTCAACCCGAAACCACCTATAAGTTTGACTTTAAAACTGGCGGATCAACCGTTATTGCCAAACCCAAAGTCTCGTTTAATCCTGATAACTATATTTCTGAGCAAGTTTTTTATACCAGCAAAGACGGCACACGAGTGCCTATGATGCTTTCCTATAAGAAAGGCTTAGTGAAAAACGGTCAAAATCCAACATTACTTTATGCCTATGGTGGTTTTGCTATTTCGATGACCCCGCGTTTTAGTCCAGCCAATATTGCTTGGTTAGATATGGGCGGTATTTATGCTGTACCCAGTTTACGTGGCGGTGCCGAATATGGAGAAAGTTGGCATCAAGCAGGGATGTTTGATAAAAAGCAAAATGTGTTTGATGATTATTTTGCCGCAGCCGAATACTTGATTAATGAGAAATATACAAATACATCTAAACTTGGTGCCTATGGTCGCAGTAACGGTGGCCTATTGATGGGGGCTGCAGTAACACAACGGCCAGAACTGTTCGCTGCAGTATTACCTGCTGTAGGTGTTTTAGATATGTTGCGTTTCCATAAATTCACTATTGGTTGGGCTTGGACAAGTGAATATGGTAGTGCTGATAATGCGGAGCAATTTCCTGCATTATTGGCTTATTCGCCATACCACAATGTTAAAGCACAGTCTTATCCTGCCACTATGGTAATGACAGCCGATCATGATGATCGTGTTGTACCCTTACACAGTTTCAAGTTTGCGGCCATGCTGCAAGACAAACAGCAAGGAGACAAGCCTGTGATCATGCGAATTGAGTCCAATGCGGGCCACGGAGCAGGTAAACCAACGGCAATGAAGATAGATGAGTTTGCCGATATTTATAGCTTCCTGTGGCAAAGTTTTGGTTTGACGCTGCCACAAACTATCGCAAAATAACTAACTATGTTAATAAAATGGGGTCGTTTGACCCCATTGTGTTTTACAATTGCTCCAATTCATCTGAAACCCGCGCTATTCCTATCTATATCTTCATAGGGTCATTCACAAGTCTTGTTTCCCTAGGTATAGTAGCGTCAATTTTTCAACCAAAACTTGCTTTCATTAAATGACGTTTCATTGGCCTATATCAGTCTATTACGAAGACACCGACGCTGGCGGCGTTGTCTATCATTCGAACTATCTCAACTTTTTTGAGCGTGCGAGAACCGAGTGGTTAAAAGCCCTTGGTGTAAGTCAGACTGCACTGTTGGCTGACGACACAGCATTTGTCGTTAAGCGTGCTGAACTCGATTTTCGAAAAGCTGCACGTTTTGAACAGAACCTTATTGTAGAAACTAAGGTCATAGAGTTGAAAAAGGCCTCGTTGGTATTTCATCAACGCTTGGTTGATCATCAGGGTGAATGTTATTGTGAAGGCACAGTGCTGGTTGTTTGTGTTGCGCTTTCACGAAT is a genomic window of Shewanella putrefaciens containing:
- a CDS encoding prolyl oligopeptidase family serine peptidase; translation: MAVRFHLAKQGLLVATLGLALGACQSGNTPEQHSVEVQQASSNKFVYPETDKDDLVETIHGISVADPYRHLEANTPETEKWVKTQQAFGQEYLAKIPNKQAVVERITELWNYEKVSAPFEHGENQFYYRNDGLQAQSVLYVKGRDGVEKPILDPNKLSTNGTVALSGVSVSNDGKILAYGVSNSGSDWQQWQFINVATGKKLSDELKWIKFSNAVWDKENQGVFYARYDAPAGGDLLADVNFNQKVYYHTLGTDQRQDLLIYERPQNKDWGFKIDVSEQGEYLLLSISQGTDKRNRFFYKSLFEPKSQVVELILNLEAEYEFLGNDGSVFYFKTDLDAPNGKVIAIDTRNSDKSQWQTIIPESKDPINNVAIINDHLVVSYLHDVLGQLSIYSMGGQKRQDVALPGLGNVTGPFGKASKDYFYYVFNSYIQPETTYKFDFKTGGSTVIAKPKVSFNPDNYISEQVFYTSKDGTRVPMMLSYKKGLVKNGQNPTLLYAYGGFAISMTPRFSPANIAWLDMGGIYAVPSLRGGAEYGESWHQAGMFDKKQNVFDDYFAAAEYLINEKYTNTSKLGAYGRSNGGLLMGAAVTQRPELFAAVLPAVGVLDMLRFHKFTIGWAWTSEYGSADNAEQFPALLAYSPYHNVKAQSYPATMVMTADHDDRVVPLHSFKFAAMLQDKQQGDKPVIMRIESNAGHGAGKPTAMKIDEFADIYSFLWQSFGLTLPQTIAK
- the ybgC gene encoding tol-pal system-associated acyl-CoA thioesterase, which translates into the protein MTFHWPISVYYEDTDAGGVVYHSNYLNFFERARTEWLKALGVSQTALLADDTAFVVKRAELDFRKAARFEQNLIVETKVIELKKASLVFHQRLVDHQGECYCEGTVLVVCVALSRMRPRAIPLNIVQEFDSAS